In Erythrobacter sp. F6033, a single genomic region encodes these proteins:
- a CDS encoding inositol monophosphatase family protein: MSELSALDAELRDLFRFAAERSMLPRFRALADDEIEMKGEDDPVTVVDREVESFLTDALTKLAPGVAVVGEEAVHADKTVLDQLSEQCWIIDPLDGTANFTEGKEPFGIIVALADAGKAIAGWLYDPITDRLCHAKAGEGAFINGEQICAQTTGSDPQIAAIARGFLNEEQNAEVDAKIAPHYSLVDIPRCAAEQYPRLALGQNDISTFERTLAWDHAAGILWLNEAGGKAARPDGSEYRVDEHEKTGLVGACSPAIWDEFVGRM, encoded by the coding sequence ATGAGCGAACTTTCCGCTTTGGACGCCGAACTGCGCGATCTGTTCCGTTTCGCGGCGGAGCGGAGCATGCTGCCGCGCTTCCGTGCGCTTGCGGATGACGAAATCGAGATGAAGGGCGAAGATGACCCCGTCACGGTCGTGGATCGCGAAGTGGAAAGCTTCCTGACCGACGCGCTGACAAAGCTGGCGCCCGGAGTTGCGGTTGTAGGGGAAGAAGCGGTGCACGCCGACAAAACTGTGCTCGATCAACTGTCGGAGCAATGCTGGATCATCGACCCACTGGATGGCACCGCCAACTTTACCGAGGGCAAAGAACCGTTCGGGATCATTGTCGCGCTGGCCGATGCAGGCAAAGCCATTGCTGGATGGCTCTATGACCCGATCACTGACCGCCTATGTCACGCGAAAGCTGGCGAAGGCGCGTTCATTAATGGCGAGCAAATTTGCGCGCAAACCACTGGCTCTGATCCGCAAATTGCGGCCATTGCGCGCGGCTTTCTGAATGAGGAGCAAAACGCCGAAGTCGATGCGAAGATCGCCCCGCATTATTCGCTGGTCGACATACCGCGCTGCGCCGCCGAGCAATATCCACGCCTCGCGCTTGGCCAGAACGACATCTCAACCTTTGAGCGCACCCTTGCATGGGATCACGCCGCAGGCATATTGTGGCTGAATGAAGCAGGGGGAAAAGCCGCACGCCCGGATGGCAGCGAATACCGCGTCGACGAGCACGAAAAAACCGGACTGGTTGGTGCGTGCAGCCCGGCTATTTGGGATGAATTTGTCGGACGGATGTAG
- the trxA gene encoding thioredoxin has protein sequence MATINVTDENFKTDVLESDKPVLVDFWADWCGPCKMIAPALEEISDELGEQVTIAKMDIMENTGTPAEMGVQSIPLMVLFKNGEAVARKVGAAPKSQLKEWLESEI, from the coding sequence ATGGCCACCATCAATGTGACCGACGAGAATTTCAAAACCGACGTGCTCGAAAGCGATAAGCCCGTGCTGGTCGATTTCTGGGCGGATTGGTGCGGGCCATGCAAAATGATCGCGCCGGCGCTTGAGGAAATCAGCGACGAGCTGGGCGAGCAAGTCACCATCGCGAAGATGGACATCATGGAAAACACCGGCACTCCGGCGGAAATGGGCGTTCAGTCGATCCCGCTGATGGTGTTGTTCAAAAATGGTGAAGCGGTGGCTCGTAAAGTCGGCGCTGCTCCAAAAAGCCAGCTTAAAGAGTGGCTTGAAAGCGAAATTTGA
- the addA gene encoding double-strand break repair helicase AddA has protein sequence MSGEGKVYPLAGEQLSAANPEDNVWLSASAGTGKTQVLSARVLRLLLRPDVDPSEILCLTFTKAGAAEMATRINAVLARWVRLDPTKLAGELSDLGADIGPKTQERARTLFAQVLDCPGGGLRIDTIHAFSQWLLANFPEEANLPPGAQPMEDRTRELLSRDVLTEMLSEARRTNDTRVLDAVTLFTTAKDPGALHYWLMRCAKAEEMWEGPTAWQSPMDARVRTLLEIPSDADAGWAYEGLGPDTFPDDHLLAMIPALEDWGTKTADKCLAFLREWLTLNHAARIDAVSRFKGTLLKADGTPSLQIKKPRENDPGFADSQEMISQAVLMVEERKALLDLAEFLTAALEVGRAFAVRWQEAKRRESLLDFDDLIRRAAVLLKDSVTADWIRYKLDRQFDHILIDEAQDTNEAQWDIVYALIDDFFSGDGASGDRLRTIFTVGDYKQAIFGFQGTSPENFARAKGKVAKAIQDARESAAELRDGRRTPGWQDLDLGRSFRTSKPVLDFVNRAIALIGHEEFGLGEAPLDHIGAARPGLVTQWKPVTSVSALEEDGAEERDWLPAHDTLLAEKIAEQVRRWVKGDEPFVLAKSEPRKHASAGDIMVLVRKRGALAAQIVAKLHAKGVAVAGVDRLRLGAPLAVKDLMAALRFATQPLDDLSLANLLSSPLIGWSQDDLLAHVPREKNVSLWKHLRGSDDPMVAASCETLKSLLARADYQTPQSLLAWLLTGPWRGREKLIARLGREANDPIDELVNAAFAFESAHTPSLVGFIEWFDASNEDLKRDADGAGGQVRVMTVHGSKGLQAPIVILADATGAPGQGGELELADLELGTETARKVPLPSLAKEQKRGRVEEAEAATDAASMQEHWRLLYVAMTRAEEALFIGGSLGPRDEKNGLHEDSWYARLENAFAGDEIADGLWGMRREWGERAEPLVTSDVVTAVTERPTLPEWATKHIGPEPKPPRPLAPSSAGEELAADPPLPPDAAKVAARRGVLIHRLLERLPDIASDNRADAGAAWLARQGDDLPQETRDEMLQSALKVLETDAYTNIFSPDALAEVPLTATVGGTVITGTADRLLVSDDSVTVVDFKTTRRPPANADAIPRATVKQMAAYTAVLETIFPGKAVRAAVLYTQTPQLIEIPAVTLAAHKDHLGDTQQSFAPLDIE, from the coding sequence ATGAGCGGAGAAGGCAAAGTCTATCCGCTCGCCGGAGAGCAGCTTTCGGCGGCCAATCCAGAGGACAATGTCTGGCTGTCCGCATCTGCGGGCACGGGTAAGACGCAGGTTCTGTCGGCGCGCGTGCTGCGCCTGCTTTTGCGGCCCGACGTCGATCCCTCAGAAATCCTGTGCCTCACCTTCACCAAAGCCGGCGCGGCGGAGATGGCCACGCGGATCAATGCGGTGCTGGCGCGCTGGGTCAGGCTTGATCCGACCAAGCTTGCCGGAGAGCTAAGCGATCTTGGCGCGGATATTGGCCCGAAGACGCAGGAGCGCGCCCGCACTCTGTTTGCGCAGGTTCTCGATTGCCCCGGTGGCGGGCTACGCATCGACACAATCCACGCGTTTTCGCAGTGGCTGCTTGCGAACTTCCCCGAAGAGGCGAACTTGCCACCCGGCGCGCAGCCGATGGAGGATCGGACCCGCGAATTGCTGTCGCGCGATGTGTTGACCGAAATGCTCAGCGAAGCACGCCGGACGAACGACACGCGGGTGCTCGATGCGGTCACGCTATTCACAACAGCCAAAGACCCCGGCGCGCTGCATTATTGGCTGATGCGCTGCGCCAAGGCAGAGGAAATGTGGGAAGGGCCGACCGCTTGGCAGTCGCCGATGGATGCTCGGGTGCGGACTCTGTTGGAGATTCCATCTGATGCGGATGCGGGTTGGGCGTATGAAGGGCTCGGCCCAGACACATTCCCCGATGATCACCTTCTCGCGATGATCCCGGCGCTGGAGGACTGGGGGACTAAGACAGCAGACAAATGTCTCGCCTTTTTGCGCGAATGGTTGACGCTGAATCATGCGGCGCGGATCGACGCGGTTAGCCGTTTCAAGGGCACATTGCTGAAAGCGGACGGGACGCCCAGCCTTCAGATCAAAAAACCGCGTGAGAATGATCCCGGTTTTGCCGATAGTCAGGAGATGATCTCGCAAGCGGTGCTGATGGTCGAGGAGCGTAAGGCGTTGCTTGATCTGGCAGAATTTCTCACCGCCGCGCTCGAAGTTGGGCGTGCCTTCGCTGTTCGGTGGCAGGAGGCGAAGCGGCGCGAGAGCTTGCTCGACTTTGACGATCTGATCCGCCGCGCAGCTGTATTGCTGAAAGACAGCGTGACCGCTGACTGGATTCGCTACAAGTTGGACAGGCAATTTGATCACATCCTCATCGACGAGGCACAAGACACCAACGAAGCACAATGGGACATCGTTTATGCGCTAATCGACGATTTCTTCAGCGGAGACGGGGCGAGCGGAGACAGACTGCGCACCATCTTTACCGTGGGCGATTACAAGCAAGCGATCTTCGGGTTTCAGGGCACCAGTCCGGAGAATTTCGCCCGAGCGAAGGGCAAGGTCGCAAAAGCCATCCAAGATGCGCGTGAAAGCGCAGCGGAACTGCGCGACGGGCGGCGCACACCCGGTTGGCAAGACCTCGATCTTGGCCGGTCTTTCCGAACATCCAAACCGGTCCTCGATTTCGTCAATCGCGCGATCGCGCTGATCGGTCACGAAGAATTCGGACTTGGTGAAGCACCGCTAGACCATATCGGCGCGGCCCGTCCAGGCCTTGTCACACAATGGAAACCCGTCACCTCGGTCAGCGCTCTAGAGGAAGATGGCGCGGAAGAGCGCGACTGGCTGCCTGCGCACGATACGTTATTGGCGGAAAAGATCGCCGAGCAAGTGCGCCGCTGGGTGAAGGGTGATGAGCCATTTGTGCTGGCGAAATCCGAGCCCCGCAAACACGCGAGCGCTGGCGATATTATGGTGTTGGTGCGCAAACGCGGCGCTCTGGCCGCGCAGATTGTCGCAAAGCTTCATGCAAAGGGCGTGGCGGTCGCTGGTGTCGACCGGTTGCGGCTTGGCGCGCCTCTCGCGGTTAAAGACCTAATGGCGGCGCTGCGTTTTGCGACGCAACCGCTCGACGATCTGTCGCTTGCAAACCTGCTCTCCTCGCCGCTCATCGGATGGTCGCAGGATGATCTGCTTGCGCATGTGCCGCGCGAAAAGAACGTGTCACTGTGGAAACATCTGCGGGGCAGTGATGATCCAATGGTCGCTGCGAGCTGCGAGACGCTCAAATCCTTGCTGGCGCGCGCAGATTATCAAACGCCGCAATCCTTGCTCGCGTGGTTGCTCACCGGACCATGGCGCGGCCGTGAAAAGCTGATCGCGCGGCTCGGGCGGGAGGCGAATGATCCGATTGATGAACTGGTCAACGCAGCGTTCGCCTTTGAAAGCGCGCATACGCCCAGCCTTGTCGGCTTTATCGAATGGTTTGATGCGTCAAACGAGGATTTGAAGCGCGACGCCGATGGCGCTGGCGGCCAGGTGCGGGTGATGACCGTGCACGGATCGAAAGGTTTGCAGGCACCCATCGTGATCCTCGCCGATGCAACGGGCGCGCCGGGGCAGGGCGGTGAGCTGGAACTGGCCGATCTGGAGTTGGGCACAGAAACTGCGCGCAAAGTTCCGCTTCCTTCGCTTGCCAAAGAGCAAAAGCGTGGACGGGTCGAGGAAGCCGAAGCCGCTACCGATGCGGCGAGCATGCAGGAACACTGGCGTTTGCTCTATGTGGCGATGACCCGGGCAGAGGAGGCGCTATTCATAGGCGGTTCGCTGGGGCCGCGTGATGAGAAAAACGGACTGCATGAAGACAGCTGGTATGCGCGGCTGGAGAATGCGTTTGCTGGCGACGAGATCGCCGATGGCTTGTGGGGCATGCGACGCGAATGGGGAGAGCGGGCGGAACCACTGGTTACGTCAGATGTGGTGACTGCTGTGACCGAACGACCAACGCTGCCAGAATGGGCAACCAAACACATCGGGCCCGAACCAAAGCCGCCGCGTCCGTTGGCCCCTAGTTCAGCAGGTGAAGAGCTTGCCGCCGATCCGCCATTGCCTCCCGATGCTGCAAAGGTCGCTGCGCGGCGCGGCGTTCTGATCCACCGCCTGCTGGAGCGATTGCCCGATATTGCGAGCGATAACCGCGCGGATGCTGGTGCAGCATGGCTTGCGCGGCAGGGTGATGACCTGCCTCAAGAGACGCGTGATGAGATGCTCCAAAGCGCGCTAAAGGTGCTCGAGACAGATGCTTACACCAACATATTCTCGCCCGATGCACTTGCCGAAGTACCGCTAACGGCGACGGTCGGTGGGACTGTGATCACCGGTACGGCGGACCGTCTGCTGGTCAGCGACGACAGCGTCACTGTTGTCGATTTCAAGACCACTCGCCGTCCACCAGCCAATGCAGATGCAATCCCGCGCGCAACGGTCAAACAGATGGCGGCATACACCGCTGTGCTCGAAACTATCTTCCCCGGCAAAGCGGTTCGCGCCGCGGTGCTCTACACCCAGACGCCGCAGCTGATTGAAATTCCCGCGGTTACACTCGCCGCGCACAAGGATCATTTGGGGGACACGCAGCAAAGCTTTGCCCCGCTCGATATTGAGTAA
- the addB gene encoding double-strand break repair protein AddB produces the protein MGETQAPEVYSIAAHRGFADALVAGLVPRYSEDGFGLARLTLLVPSSRAARTLSEAFIRHSGAAGLLMPRMVTVGDLDLDEALGNLLDPLGASDIPPAVEPTQRWLELANLIEEENAAEGLVALPGAARLRLARDIAQAMDRLLVEDVAPQELLGEPVLQMLDNLSEHWRKSLRLFARVERRWRQRLEELGRVDAATRRNMLFERAAKKWRDNSPAHPIVAAGVTSASPALARMLRAIANLPNGAVILPDLDLSMSGEAWDELGRAGASSEPGGEVFGKKDALTHPQYHLKLLLQRMGINRAEVRQWHRKGDSAAPPARSHAISSLFLPPQASQSWISMEADKRRLSGVRLMTTATSEEEAQAIAMLVRQKLDEPEKRIAVVTADRSLARRVTQHLERWNIIADDTAGKPLSLTPAGRLFGLLAALASDGLEPAALIAALGHPLVQREDEDARRAWLNALRKFEYKLRGPSPAPSFEPLRTIADKADVREWWDGVEAILTPLLVSAEEIGLADALDILTTAAEALAGEAVWAREDGRALSAMVEDVRLHARVQGTAIAPADIAGVLRDCMDAVSVRPPYGGHPRVNIYGLLESRMARADLIICGGLNEGSWPQPPGADPLLAPGVLRTLGVPGAEFRIGLSAHDLAGALGAPEVVLSRAQRDTDGPTLASRFWLRAEALLGETLAEQHREETIPALMPLLDRDPVMEVESYPRPKPKPSEQQRQVKISATALDRLLGDPYQFYAREILGLKSLDPLAADPFGDPALRGTLVHDILEAWHKARVTDPDLALVPFAEQQLTEKQVHPLFWGLWRPRICAALERFEEWVDEAAKEGREIIATEVWGEMMFEGVRVMGKPDRIDRLPDGTLAIVDYKTGSPPSASQVEAGYALQLGLLGMIADHGAFKTNNGPLSGDATGFEYWSLAKKAGEFGFVDVPMKVGRKRSGLLPEDFLHEHERYLREAISKYIKGAAPFTAKENPDYPGYTDYDQLMRLEEWQIGLVSDNGEDDA, from the coding sequence GTGGGTGAGACGCAGGCTCCCGAAGTTTACTCGATTGCGGCACACCGCGGCTTTGCCGATGCGCTGGTGGCGGGTCTGGTGCCGCGATATTCCGAAGACGGTTTTGGCTTAGCTCGGCTGACGCTGCTGGTGCCAAGCTCACGAGCGGCGCGGACATTGTCCGAGGCATTTATCCGCCACTCGGGCGCAGCAGGTTTGTTGATGCCGCGCATGGTCACTGTTGGCGATCTTGATCTTGACGAAGCGCTGGGCAATTTGCTCGACCCACTTGGCGCGAGTGACATTCCGCCAGCCGTTGAGCCGACGCAGCGATGGCTGGAACTTGCCAATTTGATTGAAGAAGAGAATGCGGCAGAAGGTCTGGTTGCATTGCCTGGAGCCGCGCGATTGCGCCTTGCTCGCGATATTGCTCAGGCGATGGATCGGTTGCTGGTTGAGGACGTCGCGCCGCAGGAATTGCTCGGCGAACCAGTGTTGCAGATGCTTGATAATTTGTCGGAGCATTGGCGCAAATCCTTACGGCTGTTCGCCCGTGTCGAGCGGCGTTGGCGCCAGCGGCTGGAGGAACTTGGCAGGGTAGATGCTGCCACGCGCCGCAACATGCTGTTCGAACGGGCGGCCAAGAAATGGCGCGACAACTCGCCAGCGCATCCCATCGTTGCCGCAGGCGTGACCAGCGCATCGCCAGCGCTGGCGCGGATGCTGCGCGCAATCGCTAACCTTCCAAATGGTGCAGTTATTCTGCCTGATCTTGATCTTTCGATGAGCGGCGAAGCTTGGGACGAGCTTGGCCGTGCCGGAGCATCCAGCGAACCGGGCGGCGAGGTGTTTGGTAAGAAAGACGCGCTCACCCACCCGCAATATCATCTCAAATTGCTGCTTCAGCGTATGGGCATCAACCGCGCCGAAGTGCGGCAATGGCATCGCAAAGGCGATAGCGCAGCGCCGCCCGCGCGCAGCCATGCAATCAGTTCGCTGTTTCTGCCGCCACAGGCCAGCCAATCGTGGATCAGCATGGAGGCCGACAAGCGTCGTCTCTCCGGTGTGCGATTGATGACAACGGCGACGAGTGAGGAAGAGGCACAGGCGATTGCCATGCTGGTCCGGCAGAAGCTGGATGAGCCCGAAAAGCGGATTGCGGTTGTGACGGCTGATCGCTCTTTGGCCCGGCGTGTGACTCAGCATCTTGAGCGGTGGAATATCATTGCTGATGATACGGCTGGTAAGCCGCTGTCATTGACCCCGGCGGGGCGGTTGTTCGGACTGCTTGCCGCTCTGGCCTCGGACGGTCTGGAACCCGCCGCCTTGATCGCGGCACTTGGGCATCCGTTGGTTCAGCGTGAGGATGAAGACGCGCGGCGCGCATGGCTAAATGCGTTGCGGAAGTTCGAATATAAGCTGCGCGGTCCGTCCCCAGCACCTAGTTTCGAGCCGCTGCGAACTATCGCTGACAAGGCCGATGTTCGCGAGTGGTGGGACGGCGTCGAGGCTATCCTGACGCCATTGCTGGTTTCCGCCGAAGAAATTGGGCTGGCCGACGCGCTTGATATTCTGACAACGGCGGCGGAGGCTCTCGCTGGCGAGGCAGTGTGGGCGCGCGAAGACGGACGCGCTTTGTCTGCGATGGTTGAAGATGTGCGCCTCCATGCGCGCGTCCAAGGAACAGCCATCGCGCCTGCGGACATCGCCGGTGTGCTGCGAGATTGCATGGATGCGGTGTCTGTTCGGCCCCCTTATGGCGGACATCCCCGCGTCAATATCTATGGTTTGCTCGAAAGCCGCATGGCGCGGGCTGATTTGATCATTTGCGGCGGCCTAAACGAAGGCAGTTGGCCGCAACCACCCGGTGCCGACCCGTTGCTTGCGCCCGGCGTTCTGCGCACACTTGGTGTGCCGGGCGCAGAGTTTCGCATCGGTCTATCCGCGCACGATCTGGCTGGAGCTTTGGGCGCGCCGGAAGTGGTGCTCAGCAGAGCACAGCGTGACACAGACGGACCGACACTGGCGTCACGGTTCTGGCTCAGGGCTGAGGCATTGCTAGGCGAGACTCTGGCGGAGCAGCATCGCGAAGAGACGATACCTGCTCTGATGCCGCTGCTTGATCGTGATCCGGTTATGGAGGTTGAGTCCTATCCGCGGCCAAAGCCCAAGCCGAGCGAGCAGCAGAGGCAGGTCAAGATCAGCGCGACCGCGCTCGATCGACTGCTGGGTGATCCGTACCAATTTTACGCGCGCGAAATCCTTGGACTGAAGAGCCTCGATCCGCTCGCCGCCGATCCGTTTGGCGATCCGGCTTTGCGCGGCACGTTGGTGCACGACATTCTTGAAGCGTGGCACAAGGCTCGGGTGACAGACCCAGATCTCGCGCTGGTTCCGTTTGCTGAGCAGCAACTTACCGAAAAGCAGGTTCACCCGCTGTTCTGGGGACTTTGGCGTCCGCGCATTTGCGCCGCTTTGGAGCGGTTTGAAGAGTGGGTTGATGAAGCCGCCAAGGAAGGGCGAGAGATTATCGCGACCGAGGTTTGGGGCGAGATGATGTTCGAAGGCGTCCGCGTAATGGGCAAGCCCGACAGGATCGACCGTTTGCCCGACGGAACGCTGGCCATTGTCGACTATAAGACCGGCAGCCCGCCCAGCGCCTCTCAGGTAGAGGCCGGATATGCGTTGCAGCTCGGCCTGCTCGGCATGATTGCGGATCATGGTGCGTTTAAGACCAACAATGGTCCGCTGTCAGGAGACGCGACCGGATTTGAATATTGGTCTTTGGCGAAGAAAGCGGGCGAGTTCGGCTTTGTTGATGTGCCGATGAAAGTGGGTCGGAAACGCAGCGGCTTGCTGCCTGAAGACTTCCTGCATGAGCATGAACGCTATCTGCGCGAAGCGATCAGCAAATACATCAAGGGTGCTGCGCCGTTCACTGCGAAAGAGAACCCCGATTATCCCGGCTACACTGACTATGATCAGCTGATGCGGCTGGAGGAATGGCAGATCGGTCTTGTCTCCGACAACGGGGAGGATGACGCATGA
- a CDS encoding nucleotidyltransferase family protein: MVMAAGMGKRMRPLTASQPKPMVRVAGKPLIDHALDRLAENGIAKAVVNVHYLADALEAHVLERAAPKVVISDERDALLETGGGLIRAQPHLPDPFFCLNADNIWLDGPRDAFRDLSEQWDPKRMDALLLVVPHTRAANFNGQGDFYMDGAGKLSRRLPGRIAPFIYTGIQLIAHRLLRDAPEGKFSTNILWNRAIEEGRLFGAAFTGQWFEVGTPQAIGPTENALKRG; this comes from the coding sequence ATGGTCATGGCGGCCGGCATGGGCAAACGTATGCGTCCGCTGACAGCCAGTCAGCCCAAACCGATGGTGCGCGTGGCGGGCAAGCCGCTGATCGATCACGCCCTCGATCGATTGGCGGAAAATGGCATCGCCAAAGCGGTGGTGAATGTTCACTATTTGGCCGATGCGCTGGAGGCACATGTTCTTGAAAGGGCTGCGCCCAAAGTCGTGATTTCGGATGAGCGCGATGCTTTGCTGGAAACCGGTGGCGGTCTTATTCGAGCGCAGCCGCATCTCCCCGATCCGTTCTTTTGTCTGAACGCTGACAACATCTGGCTCGACGGGCCGCGCGATGCCTTTCGCGATTTGTCGGAGCAGTGGGATCCGAAGCGGATGGATGCGCTTTTGCTTGTGGTGCCGCACACTAGAGCTGCGAATTTCAACGGGCAGGGCGATTTCTATATGGACGGCGCGGGCAAGCTTTCACGCCGCCTGCCGGGCCGGATTGCGCCGTTCATTTACACCGGCATTCAACTGATCGCGCATCGCCTTTTGCGCGATGCACCAGAAGGCAAATTCTCGACCAACATCCTCTGGAACCGTGCGATTGAGGAGGGCCGCCTGTTTGGTGCGGCCTTTACCGGACAATGGTTTGAAGTCGGCACTCCGCAGGCAATCGGCCCGACAGAAAACGCGCTAAAGCGTGGGTGA
- a CDS encoding phosphotransferase: MSELPDGLHEFLAKAGWGNADIDPIPGDASFRRYFRLRGGDGTGAMLMHAPPPHEDPVPFLNVAEWLSSEGLRAPEIYASDAPQGWVLIEDFGNDRMRDWLDDHPDRETAAYEGAIDALVELHKRPAGPFPAYDMPTYRRETGLLTEWYAPAQELTVDAAAYDAAWEEALAPMLARQNPGVTVLRDYHAENIMLLGDPADKAPQGLIDFQDALVGHPAYDLVSLLQDARRDVPEALEAAMLKRYLDRADAGDEFEADYARLGAQRNAKIVGIFTRLYKRDGKPRYLDMIPRVWAAMERDLAHPALKPVADWFTENIPAELRQNGGGKIT; this comes from the coding sequence ATGAGCGAACTTCCTGACGGGCTACACGAATTTCTGGCAAAAGCGGGCTGGGGCAATGCCGATATCGACCCGATTCCGGGCGATGCCTCTTTCCGCCGTTACTTCCGGCTTCGCGGCGGAGACGGGACTGGCGCGATGCTTATGCACGCCCCGCCGCCGCACGAAGACCCGGTGCCCTTTCTCAATGTCGCTGAATGGCTTTCAAGCGAAGGCCTGCGCGCACCTGAGATTTACGCATCTGACGCTCCTCAAGGTTGGGTGCTGATCGAGGATTTCGGCAACGACCGGATGCGCGATTGGCTCGATGATCATCCCGATCGCGAAACGGCAGCCTATGAAGGCGCAATTGATGCGTTGGTTGAGCTTCACAAGCGGCCAGCTGGGCCTTTTCCTGCTTACGACATGCCGACCTATCGGCGAGAAACCGGATTGCTCACGGAATGGTATGCGCCTGCGCAGGAATTGACCGTTGATGCAGCCGCTTATGATGCGGCTTGGGAGGAAGCTTTGGCTCCCATGCTCGCGCGCCAAAACCCCGGAGTGACGGTGCTGCGCGACTATCATGCCGAAAACATTATGCTTCTGGGTGATCCGGCTGACAAAGCTCCGCAGGGCCTGATCGATTTTCAGGACGCATTGGTCGGCCATCCTGCCTATGATCTTGTTTCACTGCTTCAGGATGCCCGCCGCGACGTGCCTGAAGCCCTGGAAGCTGCAATGCTGAAGCGATACCTTGATCGGGCGGATGCGGGCGACGAATTTGAAGCGGATTATGCGCGCCTTGGTGCGCAAAGGAACGCCAAGATCGTCGGCATCTTCACGCGTCTATATAAACGCGATGGCAAACCGCGTTATCTCGATATGATCCCGCGTGTCTGGGCCGCAATGGAGCGCGATCTGGCCCACCCAGCGCTTAAGCCCGTTGCCGATTGGTTTACGGAGAATATTCCAGCCGAGCTGCGCCAGAATGGTGGAGGAAAGATCACGTGA
- the tsaE gene encoding tRNA (adenosine(37)-N6)-threonylcarbamoyltransferase complex ATPase subunit type 1 TsaE has translation MSQTKQYELPDLAAMDAFGAQLAEVLRPEDVIELEGGLGAGKTTLARAIIAALGYEQEVPSPTFTIIETYDAPPLRVPVVHADFYRLNDPAEVEEIGLDDYREGAAMIAEWPDHAGGFAHEPACLSILLETAGSGRIAIARAGADWLGRMP, from the coding sequence GTGAGTCAGACCAAGCAATACGAGCTACCAGACCTGGCCGCGATGGACGCGTTTGGTGCGCAATTGGCTGAAGTGCTCCGGCCCGAAGATGTAATCGAACTCGAAGGCGGATTGGGCGCGGGTAAAACGACGCTCGCCCGCGCCATTATCGCGGCGCTTGGTTACGAGCAGGAGGTTCCTTCGCCTACCTTCACAATCATCGAAACCTACGATGCGCCGCCGCTCCGTGTGCCTGTGGTTCATGCCGATTTCTACCGCTTGAATGACCCAGCCGAAGTGGAGGAAATCGGGCTTGATGATTATCGCGAAGGCGCAGCCATGATTGCCGAATGGCCCGATCATGCGGGCGGATTTGCGCATGAGCCCGCTTGCCTTTCGATCCTGTTGGAAACCGCCGGTTCAGGCCGAATTGCGATTGCCCGCGCGGGTGCCGATTGGCTAGGACGGATGCCATGA